A window of the Amycolatopsis solani genome harbors these coding sequences:
- a CDS encoding SdpI family protein, producing the protein MFAIALVPVVLGLLVGFGGFLGFRERLTREGGTGVRTQAALRSEEAFKLANRVAGLPTMAGGAISVLAGLAGLAMPTTGGLISAALAGVLAMLLLVMGGGVLGSRAALTVPAPAPAAPAGCSGCACGAGGCGVFKKEEA; encoded by the coding sequence GTGTTCGCTATCGCGCTGGTTCCGGTCGTGCTGGGTCTGCTCGTCGGTTTTGGTGGGTTCCTCGGGTTCCGCGAGCGCTTGACGCGCGAGGGCGGCACCGGGGTGCGCACGCAGGCGGCGTTGCGCAGCGAAGAGGCGTTCAAGCTGGCCAACCGCGTCGCGGGCCTGCCGACCATGGCCGGGGGCGCGATTTCCGTGCTCGCCGGGCTGGCCGGGCTGGCCATGCCGACGACCGGCGGCCTGATCTCCGCCGCGCTCGCGGGCGTGCTCGCCATGCTGCTGCTGGTCATGGGCGGTGGCGTGCTCGGCAGCCGGGCCGCGCTGACCGTGCCCGCGCCGGCTCCGGCGGCGCCCGCCGGCTGCAGCGGCTGCGCGTGCGGCGCCGGCGGCTGCGGGGTCTTCAAGAAGGAAGAGGCCTAG
- a CDS encoding esterase-like activity of phytase family protein, which translates to MSPRVLPTVLAVGLIGGILAATSASATESHQRPVRLLGEQIVPNSLPFQGTTVGGLSSIDYDPRTGGYALICDDRSAINPARFYTATFPVSANGVGPVTFTGTKPLLRPDGTPYPPLAQNDPSLPQNEQTIDPEELRVDPWTGDYYWSQEGERTATTRIDPSIREARRDGKYVRDLPIPANEKMAPTAGPRQNLVLEGITFTGFGSLLASEVEGPLLQDGPEATTTTGALSRITLQSRFGPVLAQYAYPQEPLFAAPVPPTAFATTGVSSMLAVDQADSTKFLMMERSFSTGVGNKVRVYEIDTKGATNVLDVPSLADAKHVKPVKKRFLFDAADLGLSTVDNLEGMTWGPKLPNGERSLIIVSDNNFSATQVTQFVALAVPSERL; encoded by the coding sequence ATGTCACCGCGTGTACTGCCCACTGTGTTGGCCGTTGGTCTGATCGGGGGGATCCTCGCCGCGACGTCGGCGAGCGCCACCGAGAGTCACCAGCGGCCCGTCCGGCTGCTCGGCGAGCAGATCGTCCCGAACTCCCTGCCGTTCCAGGGCACGACGGTCGGCGGCCTCTCCAGCATCGACTACGACCCGCGGACCGGCGGCTACGCCCTGATCTGCGACGACCGGTCGGCGATCAACCCCGCCCGCTTCTACACGGCGACCTTCCCGGTGTCCGCGAACGGCGTCGGCCCGGTCACCTTCACCGGCACGAAGCCGCTCCTGCGCCCCGACGGCACGCCGTACCCGCCGCTCGCGCAGAACGACCCGTCGCTGCCGCAGAACGAGCAGACGATCGACCCCGAAGAGCTGCGCGTCGACCCGTGGACCGGCGACTACTACTGGTCGCAGGAGGGCGAGCGGACGGCGACGACGCGGATCGACCCGTCGATCCGCGAGGCGCGCCGCGACGGGAAATACGTCCGCGACCTGCCGATCCCCGCGAACGAGAAGATGGCGCCGACGGCGGGTCCGCGGCAGAACCTCGTGCTCGAAGGCATCACCTTCACCGGGTTCGGCTCGCTGCTGGCCAGCGAGGTCGAGGGCCCGCTCCTGCAGGACGGCCCGGAGGCGACGACGACCACCGGCGCGCTCTCGCGGATCACCCTCCAGTCGCGCTTCGGCCCGGTCCTGGCCCAGTACGCCTACCCGCAGGAGCCGCTCTTCGCCGCGCCGGTGCCGCCGACGGCGTTCGCCACCACCGGCGTCTCCTCGATGCTGGCCGTCGATCAGGCTGACTCGACGAAGTTCCTGATGATGGAGCGGTCGTTCAGCACCGGCGTCGGCAACAAGGTGCGCGTCTACGAGATCGACACGAAGGGCGCCACGAACGTCCTGGACGTGCCGTCCCTGGCCGACGCGAAGCACGTCAAGCCGGTCAAGAAGCGGTTCCTCTTCGACGCGGCCGACCTCGGCTTGTCCACTGTGGACAACCTGGAGGGCATGACCTGGGGCCCGAAGCTGCCGAACGGCGAGCGCAGCTTGATCATCGTCAGCGACAACAACTTCTCGGCGACCCAGGTCACCCAGTTCGTCGCACTGGCGGTCCCCTCCGAACGGCTTTGA
- the leuS gene encoding leucine--tRNA ligase: MTETTGTDVPAHRYTAALAGQIEQRWQDHWADQGTFHAPNPVGPLAVEGQPVPSDKLFVQDMFPYPSGSGLHVGHPLGFISTDVFARYHRMIGRNVLHTMGFDAFGLPAEQYAVQTGQHPRKTTEENIRTYLRQIRRLGLGHDERRRISTIDPEYYRWTQWIFLRIFNSWYDTEAGKARPIAELEAAFADGSRPVPGNKDWASLSGLERKKIIDDHRLVYISEAPVNWCPGLGTVLSNEEVTADGRSERGNFPVFRRNLRQWMMRITAYADRLVDDLDLLDWPEKVKSMQRNWIGRSHGARVTFKAGEDAIEVFTTRPDTLFGATYVVLAPEHPLVDKLTAAEWPADVDARWTGGAATPADAIKEYRVAASRKSELDRQENKEKTGVFTGAYATNPVNGKQVPIFVADYVLMGYGTGAIMAVPGQDVRDWEFAEKFGLEIIRTVQPSEGFDGKAYTGDGPAINSGFLDGMDVAEAKKTIIEKLAEDGTGVGTVQYKLRDWLFSRQRYWGEPFPVVYDEDGEVHAVPESMLPIELPEVADYSPVTFDPEDRDSMPSSPLARATDWVEVELDLGDGPKKYRRDINTMPNWAGSCWYQLRYLDPTNSETFCAPENEQYWMGPRPGEYGADDTGGVDLYVGGVEHAVLHLLYSRFWHKVLFDLGHVTSKEPYRKLFNQGYIEAYAYTDSRGVYVPAEQVEERDGKYFFNGEEVTQEYGKMGKSLKNVVTPDEMAENYGADTFRFYEMAMGPLAMSRPWATKDVVGAHRFLQRLWRLVVDETTGELRVSTEDASEADRKVLHKTIAGVREDYSEMRFNTAGAKLIELNNHVTKVYGAAASTPRELAEPLVLMLAPLAPHLAEELWHRLGHADSLVQGPFPVVDEKYLVEDSVEYPIQVNGKVRSRVTVPASATSDEVQAAALADEKVSSMVGDGSPRKVIVVPGRLVNIVL; encoded by the coding sequence ATGACCGAGACAACAGGGACCGACGTCCCGGCGCACCGGTACACGGCCGCGCTGGCGGGTCAGATCGAGCAGCGCTGGCAGGACCACTGGGCCGACCAGGGCACCTTCCACGCGCCCAACCCCGTCGGGCCGCTCGCCGTCGAGGGGCAGCCGGTGCCCAGCGACAAGCTGTTCGTCCAGGACATGTTCCCGTACCCGTCGGGCTCCGGCCTGCACGTCGGGCACCCGCTGGGCTTCATCAGCACCGACGTCTTCGCCCGGTACCACCGGATGATCGGGCGCAACGTGCTGCACACGATGGGCTTCGACGCCTTCGGCCTGCCGGCCGAGCAGTACGCGGTCCAGACCGGGCAGCACCCGCGCAAGACCACCGAGGAGAACATCCGGACCTACCTGCGCCAGATCCGGCGCCTGGGCCTGGGCCACGACGAACGCCGTCGCATCTCCACGATCGACCCCGAGTACTACCGCTGGACGCAGTGGATCTTCCTGCGGATCTTCAACTCCTGGTACGACACCGAGGCCGGCAAGGCGCGGCCGATCGCCGAGCTGGAGGCCGCGTTCGCCGACGGCTCGCGCCCGGTGCCGGGGAACAAGGACTGGGCGTCGCTGAGCGGCCTGGAGCGCAAGAAGATCATCGACGACCACCGGCTGGTCTACATCTCCGAAGCGCCGGTCAACTGGTGCCCGGGCCTGGGCACGGTGCTGTCGAACGAAGAGGTCACCGCCGACGGCCGCAGCGAGCGCGGCAACTTCCCCGTTTTCCGCCGCAACCTGCGGCAGTGGATGATGCGGATCACCGCGTACGCCGACCGCCTGGTCGACGACCTGGATCTGCTGGACTGGCCGGAGAAGGTCAAGTCCATGCAGCGGAACTGGATCGGCCGCTCGCACGGCGCCCGCGTCACCTTCAAGGCGGGCGAAGACGCGATCGAGGTCTTCACGACCCGCCCGGACACGCTGTTCGGCGCCACTTACGTGGTGCTGGCGCCGGAACACCCGCTGGTCGACAAGCTGACCGCCGCCGAGTGGCCCGCGGACGTCGACGCGCGGTGGACCGGTGGCGCGGCGACGCCCGCCGACGCCATCAAGGAGTACCGCGTCGCGGCGTCGCGGAAGTCCGAGCTGGACCGGCAGGAGAACAAGGAGAAGACCGGCGTCTTCACCGGCGCGTACGCGACGAACCCGGTCAACGGCAAGCAGGTCCCGATCTTCGTCGCCGACTACGTGCTGATGGGCTACGGCACCGGCGCGATCATGGCCGTGCCCGGCCAGGACGTGCGCGACTGGGAGTTCGCCGAGAAGTTCGGGCTGGAGATCATCCGGACCGTGCAGCCGTCGGAGGGCTTCGACGGCAAGGCGTACACCGGCGACGGGCCGGCGATCAACTCGGGCTTCCTGGACGGCATGGACGTCGCCGAGGCCAAGAAGACGATCATCGAGAAGCTGGCCGAAGACGGCACCGGCGTCGGCACCGTGCAGTACAAGCTGCGCGACTGGCTGTTCTCGCGCCAGCGCTACTGGGGCGAGCCGTTCCCGGTGGTCTACGACGAGGACGGCGAAGTCCACGCCGTGCCGGAGTCGATGCTGCCGATCGAGCTGCCGGAGGTCGCCGACTACTCGCCGGTGACGTTCGACCCCGAGGACCGCGACTCCATGCCGTCGTCGCCGCTGGCGCGCGCGACCGACTGGGTCGAGGTCGAGCTGGACCTGGGCGACGGGCCGAAGAAGTACCGCCGCGACATCAACACGATGCCGAACTGGGCGGGTTCCTGCTGGTACCAGCTGCGCTACCTGGACCCGACGAACAGCGAGACGTTCTGCGCGCCGGAGAACGAGCAGTACTGGATGGGGCCGCGCCCCGGCGAGTACGGCGCGGACGACACCGGCGGCGTCGACCTGTACGTCGGCGGCGTCGAGCACGCGGTGCTGCACCTGCTGTACTCGCGGTTCTGGCACAAGGTGCTGTTCGACCTGGGCCACGTCACGTCCAAGGAGCCGTACCGGAAGCTGTTCAACCAGGGCTACATCGAGGCGTACGCGTACACGGACTCGCGCGGTGTCTACGTCCCGGCCGAGCAGGTCGAGGAGCGCGACGGGAAGTACTTCTTCAACGGCGAAGAGGTCACCCAGGAGTACGGCAAGATGGGCAAGAGCCTGAAGAACGTCGTGACGCCGGACGAGATGGCCGAGAACTACGGCGCCGACACGTTCCGGTTCTACGAGATGGCGATGGGCCCGCTGGCGATGTCGCGGCCGTGGGCGACGAAGGACGTCGTGGGCGCGCACCGGTTCCTGCAGCGGCTGTGGCGCCTGGTCGTCGACGAGACGACCGGCGAGCTGCGGGTGTCCACTGAGGACGCTTCGGAGGCGGACCGGAAGGTGCTGCACAAGACCATCGCGGGCGTCCGCGAGGACTACTCGGAGATGCGGTTCAACACGGCCGGCGCGAAGCTGATCGAGCTGAACAACCACGTCACCAAGGTGTACGGCGCGGCCGCGTCGACGCCGCGCGAGCTGGCCGAGCCGCTGGTGCTGATGCTGGCGCCGCTGGCCCCGCACCTGGCGGAGGAGCTGTGGCACCGGCTGGGTCACGCGGATTCGCTGGTGCAGGGCCCGTTCCCGGTGGTGGACGAGAAGTACCTGGTCGAGGACTCGGTCGAGTACCCGATCCAGGTCAACGGCAAGGTCCGCTCGCGGGTCACGGTGCCGGCGTCCGCGACTTCGGACGAGGTCCAGGCGGCGGCGCTGGCGGATGAGAAGGTGTCGTCGATGGTCGGCGACGGCTCGCCCCGCAAGGTGATCGTGGTGCCGGGACGGCTGGTCAACATCGTCCTGTAG
- a CDS encoding SDR family oxidoreductase, giving the protein MTLDGKVALVTGGSRGIGAATALRLAEDGADVALTYVNNAARAAEVVDEIKALGRRALAIQADAADAATASATVSAVVAEFSRLDVLVNNAGVGFVGAFAETALDDVDRVLAVNVRGVFAVTQAATGVLSDGGRVITIGSCVTDRVPGPGMALYATSKAAMVGLTKALARELGPRGITVNLVHPGPTDTDMNPADGPYAADQRALTAFDRYGKPSEVAAAVAYLASPGAEYVTAAVLPVDGGHAA; this is encoded by the coding sequence ATGACGCTCGACGGCAAGGTGGCGCTGGTGACGGGCGGCAGCCGTGGCATCGGCGCGGCCACGGCACTGCGGCTCGCCGAGGATGGCGCCGACGTCGCGCTGACGTACGTGAACAACGCCGCGCGGGCGGCCGAGGTGGTCGACGAGATCAAGGCCCTCGGCCGCCGCGCGCTGGCGATCCAGGCGGACGCGGCCGACGCGGCCACGGCGTCGGCCACCGTTTCGGCTGTCGTGGCGGAGTTCAGCCGGCTCGACGTGCTGGTGAACAACGCGGGCGTCGGCTTCGTCGGCGCGTTCGCCGAGACCGCGCTGGACGACGTCGACCGCGTGCTCGCGGTGAACGTCCGCGGCGTGTTCGCGGTGACCCAGGCCGCCACCGGCGTCCTGAGCGACGGCGGCCGCGTGATCACGATCGGCAGCTGCGTCACCGACCGCGTGCCCGGCCCGGGCATGGCGCTGTACGCGACCAGCAAGGCGGCGATGGTCGGCCTGACCAAGGCACTGGCGCGGGAGCTGGGCCCGCGCGGCATCACGGTCAACCTGGTCCACCCGGGCCCGACGGACACGGACATGAACCCGGCCGACGGCCCGTACGCGGCCGACCAGCGCGCGCTGACGGCGTTCGACCGCTACGGCAAGCCGTCCGAGGTGGCCGCGGCGGTCGCGTACCTGGCCTCACCCGGCGCCGAGTACGTGACGGCGGCGGTGCTGCCGGTGGACGGCGGCCACGCGGCTTAG
- a CDS encoding TetR/AcrR family transcriptional regulator produces the protein MSHPTRRGRARAATEQDIRRTARKLLVEQGPEAVTLRAIARELGITAPALYRYYESRDDLVENLRLDVCADLADDLAEEIAELPDDGMLQLFAICKGFRRWALTHTKEFTLVFASPTGGVGSTAGSALSRVDEPFGRIFLAAAGRVLARHDIVLPSASGVPDELRDDLKTFQESLVTVLAESDRHVPVEKIDLGVTYLMIQFWARLYGHVTLEVFGNYPIPMSKPDVLFEAMLIDLAREIGLYSG, from the coding sequence ATGAGCCACCCCACTCGGAGGGGTCGCGCGCGTGCGGCTACCGAACAGGACATCCGGCGGACCGCCCGGAAGCTGCTCGTCGAGCAGGGGCCGGAGGCGGTCACCCTGCGCGCCATCGCGCGGGAGCTGGGGATCACCGCGCCCGCGCTCTACCGGTACTACGAGTCGCGGGATGACCTCGTCGAGAACCTGCGGCTGGACGTCTGCGCCGATCTGGCGGACGACCTCGCCGAGGAGATCGCCGAGTTGCCGGACGACGGGATGCTGCAGCTGTTCGCCATCTGCAAGGGGTTCCGGCGGTGGGCGCTCACCCACACGAAGGAATTCACCCTCGTCTTCGCCTCGCCGACGGGCGGGGTGGGGTCGACCGCGGGCTCCGCGCTCAGCCGGGTCGACGAGCCGTTCGGGCGGATCTTCCTCGCCGCCGCGGGGCGGGTGCTCGCGCGGCACGACATCGTTCTCCCGTCGGCCAGCGGGGTGCCCGACGAGCTGCGGGACGACCTGAAGACGTTCCAGGAATCGCTGGTCACCGTGCTCGCCGAGTCCGATCGGCACGTGCCGGTGGAGAAGATCGACCTCGGCGTGACGTACCTGATGATCCAGTTCTGGGCCCGGCTCTACGGGCACGTCACGCTCGAGGTCTTCGGCAACTACCCGATCCCGATGTCCAAACCGGACGTCCTGTTCGAGGCCATGCTCATCGACCTCGCCCGCGAGATCGGGCTCTACTCCGGCTAA
- a CDS encoding DUF3558 domain-containing protein, producing the protein MRYRILATAAVVAAGAALLTSCTGNEGASGKPAPASASTPELPNSGAPKVDSPLPAKVLDGSPCDSALTADQVKGYLGETDAADPKDTELGPSCDWGSTSGSSAGILVGYETKTGQGLSLTYKNVKPKAKRWVDDLDPVQGYPTVGYVAVGTTDNRTCVIVVGIADDLAYSVSLSIGDSAVQAGKDACQLGRGVADTVLTNLKARA; encoded by the coding sequence ATGAGGTATCGGATTCTCGCGACCGCGGCGGTGGTCGCCGCCGGAGCGGCGCTACTGACCTCTTGCACCGGCAACGAGGGTGCGTCCGGCAAGCCGGCACCCGCGTCGGCAAGCACGCCGGAACTGCCGAACAGCGGGGCTCCGAAGGTCGACAGCCCATTGCCGGCCAAGGTGCTGGACGGTAGCCCGTGCGATTCCGCACTGACCGCAGACCAGGTGAAGGGTTATCTCGGAGAGACGGATGCAGCCGATCCGAAGGACACGGAGCTGGGTCCTTCATGCGACTGGGGCAGCACCTCGGGAAGCTCGGCCGGCATCCTGGTCGGTTATGAGACGAAGACCGGCCAGGGACTCAGCCTCACCTACAAGAACGTGAAGCCGAAGGCAAAGCGGTGGGTGGACGACCTGGATCCCGTTCAGGGCTACCCGACCGTGGGTTACGTCGCCGTCGGGACGACCGACAACCGGACCTGCGTGATCGTCGTCGGCATCGCGGATGACCTCGCGTACTCCGTCTCGCTGAGCATCGGCGACTCGGCGGTGCAGGCCGGCAAGGACGCCTGCCAGCTCGGGCGCGGTGTCGCCGACACCGTGCTCACCAACCTCAAGGCGCGGGCCTGA
- a CDS encoding ESX secretion-associated protein EspG: MIFLPKAALLTAWEWERHGPPPAVLGADNLWLGDETRKRLDEKVLDVLTSLRLAAGGTLTREFRDVLRVLANGAHQFTAWLGDIEADESGAVLVSANGPDALRLIRKDDTVRIDVVERSRLAESLVDVLPPVPPARIGAVAIPEARFSGRAVEESYDLEDPTLDRGRDPLPWARRLMATRRTGLHQCYAVNRGSRSAPITAVDVAGAGRVLTYVRPGREPMVTFLPGTRGALTDVLYATLNGLGGGR; encoded by the coding sequence GTGATCTTCCTGCCCAAGGCCGCCCTGCTCACCGCGTGGGAGTGGGAACGGCACGGCCCACCGCCCGCGGTCCTCGGCGCCGACAACCTCTGGCTCGGTGACGAGACACGCAAGCGGCTCGACGAGAAGGTCCTCGACGTCCTGACATCGCTGCGGCTCGCGGCGGGCGGCACGTTGACGCGAGAATTCCGCGACGTCCTGCGCGTCCTGGCGAACGGCGCCCACCAGTTCACGGCGTGGCTGGGCGACATCGAGGCGGACGAGTCGGGCGCGGTGCTCGTCTCCGCCAACGGCCCGGACGCGCTCCGCCTGATCCGCAAGGACGACACGGTCCGGATCGACGTCGTGGAGCGTTCGCGGCTCGCGGAGTCACTGGTGGACGTCCTGCCGCCGGTCCCGCCCGCCCGCATCGGTGCGGTGGCGATCCCGGAAGCGCGGTTTTCGGGCCGGGCGGTGGAGGAGTCGTACGACCTCGAGGACCCGACCCTCGATCGGGGGCGGGACCCGCTGCCGTGGGCTCGACGGTTGATGGCGACCCGACGCACCGGCCTGCACCAGTGCTACGCCGTCAATCGGGGTTCTCGGAGCGCGCCGATCACCGCCGTCGACGTGGCTGGGGCCGGGCGGGTGCTGACGTACGTGCGTCCGGGGCGCGAGCCGATGGTCACCTTCCTGCCGGGGACCCGGGGTGCGCTGACCGATGTCCTGTACGCGACCCTGAACGGGTTAGGGGGAGGACGATGA
- a CDS encoding YbaB/EbfC family nucleoid-associated protein — translation MSNPEQLIADFESRMAESQRKADLMVSEIEAVSVSERSKDGQIGVKVDHAGNLVGLEIGLSVRDKPDLAEEILRTVKSAQSRLAGAMRAGVTDPVGPEVMNQLVSRLEQTFPAPEPEGFPPPASPRSDGDRFVPEEERQRPAAPKPPEPPRAPRPSSDDGHDDDYFSEGDYLR, via the coding sequence GTGTCGAACCCTGAGCAGCTGATCGCGGACTTCGAATCCCGGATGGCGGAGTCCCAGCGGAAGGCTGATCTGATGGTCAGCGAGATCGAAGCGGTCTCGGTTTCCGAGCGCAGCAAAGACGGCCAGATCGGCGTGAAGGTCGACCACGCCGGCAACCTCGTCGGCCTGGAGATCGGCCTGAGCGTGCGGGACAAACCGGACCTCGCCGAGGAGATCCTCCGCACCGTCAAGTCCGCCCAGAGCAGGCTCGCCGGGGCGATGCGGGCCGGAGTCACCGACCCGGTCGGCCCCGAAGTGATGAACCAGCTGGTCAGCCGCCTGGAACAGACGTTCCCGGCACCCGAGCCGGAAGGCTTCCCGCCGCCGGCTTCGCCGCGCAGCGACGGTGACCGGTTCGTTCCGGAGGAAGAGCGGCAGCGGCCCGCGGCGCCGAAGCCGCCGGAGCCGCCGCGCGCGCCGCGCCCGTCGTCCGACGACGGCCATGACGACGACTACTTCAGCGAAGGCGACTACCTGCGCTGA